A single Tenacibaculum sp. Bg11-29 DNA region contains:
- a CDS encoding TatD family hydrolase, with protein sequence MKFIDIHTHNNTNSDSVLSIINSYPTSINFSLPFSIGIHPWYIKEETINEEVLFIKEKLLLKECYAIGECGLDKLSDVDYAIQLAVFRKHIKLSEAHKKPLIVHCVKSFQDILRLKKELRPIRKWIIHGFHKNEQIASDLIKNGCFLSFGKSLITSTKLQEVFFKTPLNKIFLETDDSLIDIATIYQKASILKNITINELKINIHQNFNNIFIT encoded by the coding sequence ATGAAATTTATTGATATACATACTCATAATAACACGAATAGTGATTCAGTTTTATCTATTATAAACTCCTACCCTACCTCAATTAATTTCAGCCTTCCTTTCTCTATAGGAATTCATCCGTGGTACATAAAAGAAGAAACAATTAATGAGGAAGTTCTTTTTATAAAAGAAAAGCTATTATTAAAAGAATGTTATGCTATTGGAGAATGTGGTTTAGATAAATTGTCAGATGTAGATTACGCTATTCAATTAGCAGTTTTTAGAAAGCACATTAAACTATCTGAAGCACATAAGAAACCTTTAATTGTACATTGTGTAAAATCATTTCAAGATATATTACGTTTAAAAAAAGAATTAAGACCTATCCGAAAATGGATAATTCATGGTTTCCATAAAAATGAACAAATTGCTTCAGATTTAATAAAAAACGGATGCTTTTTATCCTTTGGAAAATCGTTAATAACCTCAACTAAGTTACAAGAAGTGTTTTTTAAGACTCCTTTAAATAAAATATTTTTGGAAACTGATGACTCTCTAATTGATATTGCTACTATTTATCAAAAAGCGAGTATCCTAAAAAATATTACAATCAACGAATTAAAAATAAACATACATCAAAATTTTAATAATATATTTATAACATGA
- the dtd gene encoding D-aminoacyl-tRNA deacylase has product MKAVIQRVSKASVTINNEKVANIKSGLLILLGIVNEDTLEDINWLSKKITNLRIFNDENGVMSTSLLQSDGEVIIVSQFTLQASTKKGNRPSYIKAAKPDISIPLYEQFVNQFEINLGKKVQTGEFGADMKVELINDGPVTIIIDTKNKV; this is encoded by the coding sequence ATGAAAGCTGTTATTCAAAGAGTATCTAAGGCAAGTGTAACTATTAATAACGAAAAAGTTGCTAACATTAAAAGCGGACTATTAATTCTTCTTGGAATTGTAAATGAAGATACGCTAGAAGATATTAATTGGTTATCAAAAAAAATAACAAATCTTCGTATATTTAATGATGAAAACGGAGTAATGAGTACTTCTTTGCTTCAATCTGATGGAGAAGTAATTATTGTAAGTCAATTTACATTACAAGCCTCAACAAAAAAAGGTAATAGACCAAGTTATATTAAGGCTGCAAAGCCTGATATTTCAATTCCTTTATATGAACAATTTGTTAATCAATTTGAAATAAACTTAGGTAAAAAAGTACAAACAGGTGAGTTTGGAGCAGATATGAAAGTTGAGCTTATAAACGATGGGCCTGTAACTATTATTATTGATACTAAAAATAAGGTTTAA
- a CDS encoding GEVED domain-containing protein — MIKKTFLLLLLMLTLFSSNSFSQNYWNSTSRKNINSQKNKILSRGNTPQEYVLASLNLNSFKNHLNLKSKNSKSIIALPNSDGKLKRFTIKETSYLAADLAAKFPMIKTYSAQGVDDPTAVAKISIGIDGLHAIILSGNEGTTYIDPFTKNRKEYIIYKRKHLKSNENDFRCEIENSVKEIISTPSLNRNANDGKLRTYKIAIACTGEYSQFHLNRQNIDQSATDAEKKAAILSAMNTTMARVNGIYERDLAMRMIIVSDNEKLIFLDATTDGLTNDDSYALIEESQQKCDNIIGDANYDIGHTFSTGGGGLASQGLCVSGVKGKGITGNGQPISDPFDIDYVAHEIGHQLGAGHTFNGTAGNCGGNIGATSVEPGSGTTIMAYAGICSPQNVQNNSDDYFHAISIAQMWNHIQSNPGCATITDTGNAAPTANAGTDFSIPKSTPFVLKGTATDDQNVSSLTYNWEQIDTESAPVPLVSTTTKGPAFRSLPSTSSPNRYFPTLPNVINDSSNEWEVLPSVARELNFSLTVRDNNSGGGSSARDDIEVTVTDAEPFIVNVPNSNVSWGTGSTQTITWNKGTTDIAPINCTKVNIKLSTDGGLTFPILIKGDTPNDGTEEITIPNNATSSARIMVEAADNIFYNVNTSNFSILPNPDFTITNTTGDLSICNKAVNKQIFAIDYKTLIGFNENVIFTVTGTPTNSTFTLTPSTTTTSGIINLTVSNLNNSVIGDYTMKVTATSASITKNIDILFNINDNLCKSIGNTDSQISTTLVNFGEINNTSTKTTGYSDYKSITTEVIKGNKYTLKTSANTDGNKTVKTFAWIDWNQNCLFDAEEQYDLGETINKNGATSKSGLEITIPTTAFIGTTTLRVSSKLTSIGDPKSCELNFNGEVEDYTITITPTYTFTNTTGHLSICNKAVNELSYTLDYKTFNDFNEDVSFSVTGTPANTTSVFDPTSSNGSGSINLTLSNLNNATVGDYTMSVTATSASITKSVDILFNVNDNICKSSGNLESQISLTNVKFGEIDNTSTKSTGYSDFRSISTGVVRGENYDLNTIINTDGDNTVKTYAWIDWNQNCLFDANETYDLTSNTSAITIPEDAILGSTILRISVKLNEFSQSCKSNFNGEVEDYTINVEESFATNTTLFTDLKIGKVPLPLNEKLTVQFKVKVKDLITIRLFNLTGRLIDTQTFSTVSSRFNKEIQFTKVSSGMYFIQIENGGQIKTKKIIIK, encoded by the coding sequence ATGATTAAAAAAACCTTTCTTTTATTACTATTAATGCTTACACTTTTCTCAAGTAATTCATTTTCTCAGAACTACTGGAACAGTACAAGTAGAAAAAATATTAATTCTCAAAAAAATAAAATTTTAAGCAGAGGAAACACACCACAAGAATACGTTTTGGCTTCCTTAAACTTAAATAGTTTTAAAAATCACTTAAATTTAAAGTCAAAAAATAGTAAAAGCATAATTGCTTTACCAAATTCAGATGGAAAACTAAAAAGGTTTACGATAAAAGAAACTTCATATTTAGCTGCAGATTTAGCTGCTAAATTCCCAATGATTAAGACCTATTCTGCTCAAGGAGTTGATGATCCAACTGCGGTAGCAAAAATCAGTATAGGTATTGATGGGTTGCATGCAATTATCTTGTCAGGAAATGAGGGCACCACATATATTGACCCTTTTACCAAGAATAGAAAAGAATATATTATTTATAAAAGAAAGCATTTAAAATCAAATGAAAATGATTTTAGATGTGAAATAGAAAATTCTGTTAAAGAAATTATATCAACTCCTTCTTTAAATAGAAATGCTAATGATGGTAAATTAAGAACTTATAAAATTGCAATTGCTTGTACAGGTGAATATTCTCAATTTCATTTAAATAGACAAAATATTGATCAATCAGCAACTGATGCTGAAAAAAAAGCAGCTATTTTATCTGCTATGAACACAACTATGGCTCGTGTGAACGGAATTTACGAAAGAGACTTAGCTATGAGAATGATTATTGTAAGTGATAATGAAAAGTTAATATTTTTAGATGCTACGACTGATGGATTAACTAATGATGATTCTTATGCTTTAATTGAAGAAAGTCAACAAAAATGTGATAATATAATTGGCGATGCAAATTACGATATTGGTCATACTTTTAGTACTGGTGGAGGTGGACTAGCATCTCAAGGATTATGTGTTTCAGGAGTAAAAGGAAAAGGTATTACTGGTAATGGACAACCTATTTCTGACCCTTTTGACATTGATTATGTTGCGCATGAAATAGGTCATCAACTTGGTGCTGGTCATACTTTTAATGGAACAGCAGGTAATTGTGGAGGTAACATAGGTGCTACATCTGTAGAACCAGGAAGTGGTACAACAATAATGGCATATGCGGGTATTTGTTCCCCTCAAAATGTACAAAATAATAGTGATGATTATTTTCATGCTATAAGTATTGCTCAAATGTGGAATCATATTCAGTCAAATCCTGGCTGTGCTACAATAACCGACACAGGTAATGCTGCTCCAACTGCAAATGCGGGTACAGATTTTAGCATTCCTAAGTCTACTCCTTTTGTTTTAAAAGGAACTGCTACTGATGATCAAAATGTTTCTAGCTTAACGTATAATTGGGAACAAATTGACACAGAGAGTGCCCCTGTGCCACTTGTTTCAACAACTACTAAAGGCCCTGCCTTTAGATCATTACCCTCAACTTCGTCTCCTAATAGATATTTCCCAACTTTACCTAATGTTATAAATGATAGTTCAAATGAATGGGAAGTTCTTCCTTCAGTTGCCAGAGAACTTAACTTTTCACTTACTGTAAGAGATAATAACTCTGGAGGAGGTAGTTCTGCAAGAGACGACATAGAAGTTACAGTAACTGATGCTGAGCCATTCATTGTAAATGTTCCTAACTCAAATGTTTCATGGGGAACAGGATCTACCCAGACAATTACATGGAATAAAGGAACTACTGATATCGCTCCTATTAACTGTACTAAAGTAAATATTAAACTTTCAACTGATGGTGGTTTAACTTTTCCTATTTTAATTAAAGGGGATACTCCTAACGATGGAACAGAAGAAATTACAATACCAAATAATGCTACTTCTTCTGCAAGAATAATGGTAGAAGCTGCTGATAATATTTTTTACAATGTAAATACATCTAACTTTTCGATATTACCTAATCCTGATTTTACTATTACAAATACAACAGGTGATTTATCGATTTGTAATAAAGCTGTTAACAAACAAATTTTCGCAATTGATTATAAAACTTTAATAGGGTTTAATGAGAATGTGATTTTTACGGTTACTGGTACACCTACTAATTCAACTTTTACACTTACCCCTTCTACAACAACAACAAGCGGAATTATCAATTTAACTGTTAGTAACCTAAATAATAGTGTTATTGGTGATTACACAATGAAAGTAACAGCAACGTCTGCTTCAATTACTAAAAACATAGATATCCTTTTTAATATAAACGACAATCTTTGTAAATCTATAGGAAATACTGATTCTCAAATTAGCACTACTCTTGTTAACTTTGGGGAAATAAATAATACATCTACTAAAACTACTGGTTACTCAGATTACAAATCAATTACGACTGAAGTTATAAAAGGAAATAAATATACTTTAAAAACTTCAGCTAATACTGATGGTAATAAAACTGTAAAAACTTTTGCATGGATAGATTGGAATCAAAACTGTCTATTTGACGCAGAGGAACAATATGATTTAGGAGAAACAATTAATAAAAACGGAGCGACAAGTAAAAGTGGTTTAGAGATTACAATACCTACAACTGCATTTATAGGAACAACTACCTTAAGAGTATCATCTAAATTAACTAGCATAGGTGATCCAAAGTCATGTGAATTAAATTTCAATGGAGAAGTTGAAGATTATACAATAACTATTACTCCTACTTATACTTTTACAAATACAACAGGTCATTTATCTATTTGTAATAAAGCTGTTAATGAACTAAGTTACACTTTAGATTATAAAACTTTTAATGATTTTAATGAAGATGTTAGTTTCTCAGTTACAGGAACCCCTGCAAATACCACCAGTGTATTTGACCCAACTTCGTCAAATGGAAGTGGTTCTATTAATTTAACTCTTTCAAACTTAAATAATGCAACTGTAGGTGACTATACAATGTCAGTTACCGCAACCTCAGCTTCTATTACTAAATCAGTTGATATTCTTTTTAACGTTAATGATAATATTTGTAAATCTTCAGGTAATTTAGAATCACAAATAAGTCTTACTAATGTAAAATTTGGAGAAATAGATAATACTTCAACAAAATCAACTGGATATTCTGATTTTAGATCAATATCTACAGGTGTAGTAAGAGGAGAAAACTATGATTTAAATACAATTATTAATACAGACGGAGACAATACTGTAAAAACATATGCTTGGATTGACTGGAATCAAAATTGTTTATTTGATGCAAACGAGACTTATGATTTAACATCAAACACTAGCGCTATAACTATTCCGGAAGATGCTATACTTGGTTCAACAATATTACGTATTTCTGTAAAATTGAATGAATTTTCACAATCATGTAAATCTAATTTCAATGGAGAAGTTGAAGATTATACAATAAACGTTGAAGAAAGTTTTGCAACAAACACTACTTTATTTACTGATTTAAAAATAGGTAAAGTACCATTACCTTTAAATGAAAAACTAACAGTTCAGTTTAAAGTAAAAGTTAAAGATTTAATTACAATTCGATTATTTAATTTAACCGGTCGACTAATAGATACTCAAACCTTCTCGACAGTTTCAAGTAGATTTAATAAAGAAATTCAATTTACAAAAGTAAGTTCAGGAATGTACTTTATTCAAATTGAAAATGGAGGGCAGATAAAAACAAAAAAAATAATCATTAAATAA
- a CDS encoding bifunctional 3-deoxy-7-phosphoheptulonate synthase/chorismate mutase type II, with the protein MENTKELKTWLDDMKLAHPLVIAGPCSAETEEQVLKIAHELKDSDVNYFRAGIWKPRTRPGNFEGVGALGLKWLQKVKAETGMKTCTEVANAAHVKLALEHDVDLLWIGARSTVSPFIMQEIADALQGTDKIVLVKNPVNPDLALWLGGIERLYTAGIKNLGAIHRGFSTYEKSKYRNIPEWQLAIEFQNRFPDLPLICDPSHITGNREMIFDVSQTALDLNFDGLMIETHFDPDNAWSDAAQQVTPDSLKQIMEDLKIRKETETDSTYRESLDNLRAQINVVDGQLIEMLGKRMTVADKIGLLKKEKNVAVLQSRRWNEILGNMILEGESKGLSEEFVLKMFKAIHQESINHQEKIIKG; encoded by the coding sequence ATGGAAAATACAAAAGAATTAAAAACATGGTTGGATGATATGAAGCTTGCGCATCCACTAGTAATAGCAGGGCCTTGTAGTGCAGAAACCGAAGAGCAGGTTTTAAAAATTGCACACGAGTTAAAAGATTCTGATGTAAATTATTTCCGTGCGGGAATTTGGAAACCAAGAACGCGTCCAGGAAATTTCGAAGGTGTAGGTGCCTTAGGTTTAAAGTGGTTGCAAAAAGTAAAAGCAGAAACAGGAATGAAAACTTGTACTGAAGTCGCAAATGCTGCACACGTAAAATTAGCCTTAGAGCATGATGTTGATTTATTATGGATCGGAGCACGCTCTACAGTATCACCTTTTATCATGCAAGAAATTGCAGATGCTTTACAAGGAACAGATAAAATTGTACTGGTAAAAAATCCTGTAAACCCAGATTTAGCATTGTGGCTAGGTGGTATTGAAAGATTGTACACTGCCGGAATTAAAAATTTAGGAGCAATTCATAGAGGTTTTTCTACGTATGAGAAATCTAAATACAGAAATATTCCAGAATGGCAATTAGCTATTGAATTTCAAAATAGATTTCCAGATTTACCATTAATTTGTGATCCTTCTCATATTACTGGTAACAGAGAAATGATTTTTGATGTTTCTCAGACTGCTTTAGACTTAAATTTTGATGGTTTAATGATAGAAACTCATTTCGATCCAGACAACGCTTGGTCTGATGCTGCCCAACAAGTAACTCCTGATTCATTAAAACAAATCATGGAAGACTTAAAAATAAGAAAAGAAACAGAAACTGATTCTACTTACAGAGAGTCTTTAGATAATTTAAGAGCTCAAATAAATGTTGTTGATGGTCAACTAATAGAAATGTTAGGAAAAAGAATGACTGTTGCAGATAAAATTGGACTACTTAAAAAAGAGAAAAACGTTGCTGTTTTACAATCTAGACGTTGGAATGAAATTCTTGGCAACATGATTTTAGAAGGTGAAAGCAAAGGGTTAAGTGAAGAATTTGTTTTAAAAATGTTTAAAGCCATTCACCAAGAATCTATCAATCATCAAGAAAAAATAATCAAAGGATAA
- the lipB gene encoding lipoyl(octanoyl) transferase LipB, whose protein sequence is MNKKITVSDLGQKDYKETWDYQTQLLDEVVSLKREKRNSSKEIITPNHFLFVEHPHVYTLGKSGDISNLLLNEEKLKEKNATFYKINRGGDITYHGPGQIVGYPIIDLENFFTDIHKYLRLLEESIILTIAEYGLKGERSDGETGVWLSVGTPFARKICAMGIRASRWVTMHGFALNVNVNLGYFDNIIPCGIRGKAVTSMEAELGRKINEEEVKERILKHFKELFEVDEFIKA, encoded by the coding sequence ATGAATAAAAAAATAACAGTCAGCGATTTAGGACAAAAAGATTATAAAGAAACGTGGGATTATCAAACTCAGTTATTAGATGAGGTAGTTTCTTTAAAGAGAGAAAAAAGAAATAGTAGTAAAGAAATTATAACCCCTAATCATTTTTTATTTGTTGAACACCCGCATGTATATACATTAGGTAAATCAGGTGATATCAGTAATTTATTGTTGAATGAAGAGAAATTAAAAGAAAAGAATGCAACTTTTTATAAAATAAACAGAGGAGGAGATATTACATATCATGGACCTGGACAAATAGTTGGTTACCCTATTATAGATTTAGAAAATTTTTTTACTGATATACATAAGTATTTACGATTATTAGAAGAGTCAATTATATTAACAATTGCTGAGTATGGATTAAAAGGAGAGCGAAGCGATGGTGAAACAGGTGTTTGGTTAAGTGTAGGAACTCCATTTGCTAGAAAAATATGTGCCATGGGAATTCGTGCTAGTAGATGGGTTACTATGCATGGTTTTGCTTTAAATGTAAATGTAAACCTAGGTTATTTTGATAATATTATTCCTTGCGGAATTAGAGGTAAAGCTGTAACGTCAATGGAAGCAGAGCTGGGAAGAAAAATAAATGAAGAAGAAGTAAAAGAAAGAATATTAAAACACTTTAAAGAGCTATTTGAGGTAGACGAATTTATAAAAGCATAA
- a CDS encoding YceI family protein, translated as MKKSILAIALIAITAVSCKTEKNKVTANEEVKDIKKVENVINSYKANITESTVTWKGNKPTGSHNGVVSIANGLFDIENGVLKSGEFVIDMKSITNTDMEAGKGKEDLEGHLKAGDFFDVEKFPTAKFEIASSETKEGKLHVTGNLTLRGTTKSITIPATVTENEGVATFKSDVFSIDRTDFGVTYKSKKIDAALKDKFINDLMEISFNIKAKK; from the coding sequence ATGAAAAAATCAATTTTAGCTATTGCTCTTATTGCAATTACCGCTGTTTCTTGTAAAACAGAAAAAAATAAAGTAACTGCTAACGAAGAAGTAAAAGATATTAAGAAAGTAGAAAATGTAATTAATTCTTACAAAGCAAATATTACTGAATCTACAGTTACTTGGAAAGGTAATAAACCAACAGGTTCTCATAACGGCGTTGTTAGTATAGCAAATGGATTATTTGACATTGAAAATGGTGTTCTTAAATCAGGTGAATTTGTAATTGATATGAAATCGATTACCAACACAGATATGGAAGCTGGTAAAGGAAAGGAAGATTTAGAAGGCCATTTAAAAGCAGGAGACTTTTTTGATGTTGAAAAATTCCCTACTGCTAAATTTGAAATAGCTAGCTCTGAAACAAAAGAAGGAAAACTACACGTAACTGGAAATTTAACTCTTAGAGGAACAACTAAAAGTATTACGATACCTGCTACAGTAACTGAAAACGAAGGGGTTGCTACATTTAAAAGTGATGTTTTTAGTATTGACAGAACTGATTTTGGTGTTACTTATAAATCTAAGAAAATTGATGCTGCTTTAAAAGATAAATTCATTAACGATTTAATGGAAATCTCATTTAATATTAAAGCTAAGAAATAA
- a CDS encoding DUF5995 family protein, protein MPPINTIDDVIETLQKIINDTLKNKSTLGYFATLYLKVTQKVKDGILNNFFEDNVRMEKLDVIFAKRYIKAYYDYQNNQPISESWNKAFSISTQYWPTVLQHLLVGMNAHINLDLGVAAAQVSEGKPIENLKGDFNKINVILSSLVDEIEQDLSTIWPFLKKILKFTHKIDTFLIDFSMKLARDGAWSFAVKLASKTENDKLQLIKERDQKVAQKATTINNLGLIPEILFMIVRVGERGSIPDKITDLAQK, encoded by the coding sequence ATGCCCCCAATAAACACTATTGATGACGTAATTGAAACTTTACAAAAAATCATTAACGATACTCTTAAAAACAAAAGTACTTTAGGCTATTTTGCTACTCTTTATCTTAAAGTTACTCAAAAAGTTAAAGACGGAATCTTAAATAACTTCTTTGAGGATAATGTGAGAATGGAAAAGTTAGATGTAATTTTTGCTAAAAGATACATTAAAGCATACTATGATTATCAGAATAACCAACCTATAAGCGAATCATGGAACAAAGCGTTTAGCATTTCTACTCAATACTGGCCAACCGTTTTGCAACATTTACTTGTTGGTATGAATGCACACATCAACTTAGATTTAGGTGTTGCTGCTGCTCAAGTTTCTGAAGGAAAACCTATAGAAAATCTTAAAGGTGACTTCAATAAAATAAACGTGATTCTATCTTCATTAGTAGATGAAATTGAACAAGATTTAAGCACCATCTGGCCTTTTTTAAAAAAAATATTAAAATTCACTCATAAAATAGATACTTTTTTAATTGATTTCAGCATGAAACTAGCAAGAGATGGCGCTTGGAGTTTTGCTGTAAAATTGGCTTCTAAAACAGAAAACGATAAATTACAATTAATCAAAGAAAGAGATCAAAAAGTAGCACAGAAAGCAACTACTATAAATAATCTTGGTTTAATTCCTGAAATTCTATTTATGATAGTTAGAGTTGGTGAAAGAGGCTCTATTCCTGATAAAATAACTGACTTAGCACAAAAATAA
- a CDS encoding prephenate dehydrogenase has translation MNVFVIGIGLIGGSMVLDIKQKYPKAVIYGIDNNKDHLEKAIELGVIDIRATLEDLDKAEIVIVSIPVDVQLKVIPKVLDLVSDEALVFDVGSTKEDICKILENHPKRRNYLAAHPIAGTEFSGPTAAHNNLFHKKTNIICEVEKTAFKLQEKALDIFAKLGMRIRYMDAKSHDKHIAYVSHLSHISAFMLGKTVIEKEKNERDIFDMAGSGFASTVRLAKSSPAMWAPIFEQNKTNVIETLNEYIHNLQQFKELMIQNDFTKIHNEMESTNHIKQILNGIK, from the coding sequence ATGAACGTATTTGTAATAGGAATTGGATTGATTGGAGGTAGTATGGTCTTAGATATTAAACAAAAATATCCTAAAGCTGTTATTTATGGAATTGACAACAATAAAGATCATTTAGAGAAAGCAATTGAATTAGGTGTTATTGACATAAGAGCTACACTTGAAGATTTAGATAAAGCAGAAATTGTTATTGTTTCAATTCCGGTTGATGTTCAATTAAAGGTTATACCAAAAGTACTTGATTTAGTTTCTGATGAAGCATTGGTTTTCGACGTAGGATCTACTAAAGAAGATATTTGTAAAATTTTAGAAAATCATCCGAAAAGAAGAAATTATTTAGCAGCACACCCAATTGCAGGAACTGAGTTTTCTGGACCAACTGCTGCACACAATAATCTATTTCATAAAAAAACAAATATTATTTGTGAAGTAGAGAAAACAGCTTTTAAATTACAAGAAAAAGCGTTAGATATTTTTGCGAAATTAGGAATGCGTATTCGTTATATGGATGCAAAATCACATGATAAACATATAGCCTACGTATCACATTTATCACATATTAGTGCTTTTATGCTTGGTAAAACAGTTATTGAAAAAGAAAAAAACGAACGAGATATTTTTGACATGGCTGGTAGTGGGTTTGCCTCTACAGTACGTTTAGCAAAAAGTTCGCCAGCAATGTGGGCTCCTATTTTTGAACAAAACAAAACCAATGTAATTGAAACATTAAACGAATATATACATAATCTTCAGCAATTTAAAGAACTGATGATACAAAATGATTTTACTAAAATTCATAATGAAATGGAAAGTACAAATCACATTAAACAAATATTAAACGGCATAAAATAA
- a CDS encoding ThiF family adenylyltransferase: MSWLERTELLVKKEGIEKLHKANILIVGLGGVGSFAAEFIARAGVGKMTIVDGDVFDETNKNRQLPALNSTIGKSKVSVIADRIKDINPNIDLKVLEEFLSPDRAFELVSKEYDYVLDCIDSITPKINLIVAARRKKVKLISAMGAGGKLDASKVVVKDISKTKNCRMARAVKKRLKELNVNKGVAAVYSEEVQIPESLQLTDGSNFKKSFYGTISYMPAAFGLQASSFVINKILTRE, encoded by the coding sequence ATGAGCTGGTTAGAAAGAACAGAATTACTAGTTAAAAAAGAAGGTATTGAAAAACTTCATAAAGCTAACATTTTAATTGTTGGTTTAGGTGGTGTTGGTTCTTTTGCTGCAGAGTTTATAGCAAGAGCTGGTGTTGGAAAAATGACTATTGTTGATGGTGATGTTTTTGATGAAACAAATAAAAATCGTCAGTTACCTGCACTGAATAGCACAATAGGTAAATCAAAAGTGTCCGTAATTGCTGATAGAATTAAAGATATAAATCCAAATATTGATTTGAAAGTACTAGAAGAGTTTTTATCACCTGACAGGGCATTTGAATTAGTTAGCAAAGAATATGATTATGTGTTAGATTGTATTGATAGTATTACTCCTAAAATTAATTTAATTGTTGCTGCTAGAAGAAAAAAAGTAAAATTAATTAGTGCGATGGGTGCAGGCGGAAAATTAGATGCAAGTAAAGTTGTTGTAAAAGACATTAGTAAAACTAAGAACTGTAGAATGGCTCGCGCTGTTAAAAAAAGATTAAAAGAATTAAACGTTAATAAAGGAGTTGCTGCTGTTTACTCAGAAGAAGTTCAAATTCCAGAAAGTTTACAACTCACAGACGGGAGCAACTTTAAAAAGTCTTTTTATGGGACCATTAGCTATATGCCTGCTGCTTTTGGCTTACAAGCAAGTTCTTTTGTTATTAATAAAATTTTAACAAGAGAATAA
- the rsgA gene encoding ribosome small subunit-dependent GTPase A, whose translation MTGTVYKSTGSWYLVKHEQVLYKCRIKGKFRLKGIKSTNPIAVGDKVDFDLETNNNEETGVINNIHERENFIVRKSVNLSKQTHIIASNIDQVFLLITINNPPTFTTFIDRFLVSTRAYRIDTILVFNKIDSYEIEERGEILYLKDIYETIGYRCIEVSAKENTNVDHIKKMMLDKTSMFVGHSGVGKTTLVNAIDANLNLKTKEISDQHNQGKHTTTFAEMFDLNLESSNDARIIDTPGIKGFGVVDIDKEELGDYFPEFFALKQDCKFNNCIHVNEPKCAVKDALEEDTVSWSRYKSYLQILEGEEEHYRTDIWEKDQE comes from the coding sequence ATGACAGGAACGGTATATAAATCTACAGGAAGTTGGTATTTAGTAAAGCATGAACAAGTTTTATACAAATGCCGTATTAAAGGAAAATTCCGATTAAAAGGTATTAAAAGCACCAATCCTATCGCTGTTGGAGATAAAGTTGATTTTGATTTAGAAACCAACAATAATGAAGAAACTGGGGTTATCAATAATATTCATGAACGCGAAAATTTCATCGTTCGTAAATCTGTTAATTTATCAAAGCAAACTCATATTATTGCTTCTAATATTGATCAGGTTTTTTTATTAATTACGATTAACAACCCTCCTACTTTCACCACTTTTATAGATCGTTTCTTGGTATCTACAAGAGCGTATAGAATAGACACTATTTTAGTATTTAACAAAATAGATTCTTACGAAATAGAAGAGCGTGGTGAAATTTTATACTTAAAAGACATCTATGAAACTATAGGTTATAGATGTATAGAAGTTTCAGCAAAAGAAAATACAAATGTTGATCATATTAAAAAAATGATGTTAGATAAAACATCAATGTTTGTAGGTCATTCTGGAGTTGGAAAAACTACTTTAGTTAATGCGATTGATGCTAATTTAAACCTAAAAACAAAAGAAATTTCTGACCAACATAATCAAGGAAAACATACTACTACATTTGCAGAAATGTTCGATTTAAACCTCGAAAGTTCAAATGATGCAAGAATTATTGACACTCCGGGTATTAAAGGTTTTGGTGTTGTTGATATTGACAAAGAAGAACTAGGAGATTATTTTCCAGAGTTCTTCGCTTTAAAACAAGATTGTAAGTTTAATAATTGTATTCATGTTAACGAACCAAAGTGTGCGGTAAAAGACGCTTTAGAAGAAGATACTGTCTCGTGGTCTCGTTATAAAAGTTATTTACAAATTTTAGAAGGTGAAGAAGAACATTACCGAACTGATATTTGGGAAAAAGATCAAGAATAA